Proteins encoded by one window of Collimonas fungivorans:
- a CDS encoding TonB-dependent receptor domain-containing protein: MMKERRLQRSLRLMFSGGVAVGFGLLAQSVHAQETKTDDAPQQMQRVEITGSSIKRITKEGALPVQTLTHEDIAKSGANSVADLIQALPAMQGFIPQSSSVNGNGSGVETASIHGIGSGYTLVLLNGRRIAKSAISHNDYAVNLASIPLAAVERVEILTDGASALYGSDAIAGVVNFILKKNATDATITATYNAPTKAGGKSFNVGISKGFGDLDKDGYNVLLAYSHDEQKNLVAGQRGFASSGIVPFSVGGQNYSLYQTSSYTAPGGVSLRHADGSDPTQFSPDFLKNGSCGPNTFQAGNYCKFNYAATVELIPESQRDSFVVSGNLKLNSATNLFAEAVASRYSITPQYAPSAQPLALSLSSPLYAKYVTPYLAQLGENPANINGAVMNLRLVDAGGRTDEYRTDALHLAFGIDGNALGWDYNASYTHSQNKFYDKAINGYLSNNMFQNIVAAGGFDPFAPSGTGVAALAPAVLHQTLDQATSKLDIINAHASHDLFKAPGGMSQIGLGVEATKEQHTDSPSAILQSTNALQPNFTDSIIGGNAGALPFSASRMNYGTFAEMLVPVMKNLDVTAALRYDSYDAAKNDANFDNAGNPLGSATQGNSASKSTYKISARWQPVESLLLRGSYGTGFKAPTLSQITSPIQFSGNTAQQHPCPVSAPDPRAAGCQGVTQYDVLQGGNQLSGSSGLKPETSKQSTVGFRLEPIRNLSIGFDLWTVSIKNQISILQENIAFSNPTAYSNLFTLFNDPIQGSQTIAFLQTPVNLASAKYQGIDWDHSFKTKTPIGDMSLQWTGTYMLKAEQDFPGTGTQSSLGKYGADQNVVFRVISRLAGSWKQSDTWTHTLTANYRSGYHDQTYTADDATVRIVNPDGSYGAFVAMPNHEVASYTTFDWQTKMTVKKGLEFTGGIKNLFARTPPLSLVTAGGGNQVGYDARYTDPLGRQFYITGTYKF, from the coding sequence ATGATGAAAGAAAGAAGACTGCAACGTTCGCTGCGACTGATGTTTTCCGGCGGCGTCGCTGTCGGATTCGGGCTGCTGGCGCAATCGGTGCACGCGCAGGAGACCAAGACCGACGACGCACCACAACAGATGCAACGCGTCGAAATCACAGGCTCGTCGATCAAGCGGATCACCAAGGAGGGCGCTCTGCCGGTGCAGACACTGACCCACGAAGACATCGCCAAGAGCGGCGCCAACAGCGTCGCCGACCTGATCCAGGCCTTGCCGGCGATGCAGGGGTTCATCCCGCAGTCGAGTTCTGTGAACGGCAACGGCAGCGGCGTCGAGACGGCTTCCATCCATGGCATCGGTTCCGGTTACACCCTGGTGCTGCTGAACGGACGGCGCATCGCCAAATCGGCAATCTCCCACAACGACTATGCGGTCAACCTGGCCAGCATTCCGCTGGCGGCGGTGGAACGGGTTGAAATCCTGACCGACGGCGCCTCCGCGCTGTACGGCTCCGACGCGATTGCCGGCGTGGTCAACTTCATCCTCAAGAAAAACGCTACCGACGCCACCATCACCGCCACCTACAATGCACCGACCAAGGCCGGCGGCAAGAGCTTTAACGTCGGCATCTCCAAGGGTTTCGGCGACCTCGACAAAGACGGCTACAACGTGCTGCTGGCATACAGCCACGACGAGCAAAAAAACCTGGTTGCGGGACAGCGTGGGTTTGCCAGCAGCGGCATAGTGCCGTTCAGCGTCGGCGGCCAGAATTATTCGCTCTACCAGACCAGCAGCTATACCGCGCCGGGCGGCGTTTCATTGCGCCATGCGGACGGTTCCGATCCGACCCAGTTTTCGCCTGACTTCCTGAAAAACGGCAGCTGCGGACCGAATACTTTCCAGGCCGGGAATTATTGCAAATTCAACTATGCGGCGACGGTCGAACTGATACCGGAATCGCAGCGCGACAGTTTTGTCGTGTCAGGCAACTTGAAGCTCAACAGCGCCACCAACCTGTTTGCCGAGGCTGTCGCTTCGCGTTATTCCATCACGCCGCAATATGCGCCGTCCGCCCAGCCCTTGGCGCTGTCGCTGAGCAGCCCGCTGTACGCCAAATATGTGACGCCTTACCTGGCGCAGCTGGGAGAAAATCCTGCAAACATCAACGGCGCGGTGATGAACCTGCGCCTTGTGGACGCCGGCGGCCGCACCGATGAATACCGCACCGACGCCCTGCACCTGGCGTTCGGCATAGACGGCAACGCGCTGGGCTGGGACTACAACGCGTCCTACACCCATTCGCAAAACAAGTTCTACGACAAGGCGATCAACGGTTATCTCAGCAACAATATGTTCCAGAACATCGTCGCCGCCGGCGGCTTTGATCCGTTTGCGCCTTCGGGAACCGGGGTAGCCGCGCTGGCGCCGGCCGTATTGCACCAGACGCTGGACCAGGCGACCTCCAAGCTCGACATCATCAACGCGCATGCTTCCCACGACCTGTTCAAGGCGCCGGGCGGCATGTCGCAAATCGGCTTGGGTGTGGAAGCGACCAAGGAGCAGCATACCGACAGTCCTAGCGCGATTTTGCAAAGCACCAACGCGCTGCAGCCGAACTTCACCGATTCCATCATCGGCGGCAACGCCGGCGCCTTGCCGTTTTCGGCAAGCCGGATGAACTACGGGACGTTTGCCGAAATGCTGGTGCCGGTCATGAAGAACCTGGACGTCACGGCGGCGCTGCGTTACGACAGCTACGATGCGGCGAAAAACGATGCAAACTTCGACAACGCCGGCAATCCGCTCGGTTCCGCAACCCAGGGCAACTCCGCCAGCAAATCCACGTACAAGATTTCTGCCCGCTGGCAACCGGTCGAATCACTGTTGCTGCGCGGTTCCTACGGCACCGGCTTCAAGGCGCCGACCCTGTCGCAGATCACTTCGCCGATCCAGTTCAGCGGCAATACCGCGCAACAGCACCCATGTCCGGTTTCGGCGCCCGATCCAAGGGCTGCCGGCTGCCAGGGCGTGACCCAGTATGACGTGCTGCAAGGCGGCAACCAGCTCAGTGGTTCGAGCGGCTTGAAGCCGGAAACCTCGAAGCAGAGCACGGTCGGCTTCCGTCTTGAACCGATACGCAACCTGTCGATCGGCTTCGACTTGTGGACCGTCAGCATCAAGAACCAGATCAGCATCCTGCAGGAAAATATCGCGTTCTCCAATCCGACCGCTTATTCCAACCTGTTCACCTTGTTCAACGACCCGATCCAGGGATCGCAGACGATCGCCTTCCTGCAGACTCCGGTCAACCTGGCCAGCGCCAAATACCAGGGGATAGACTGGGACCACAGCTTCAAGACCAAGACCCCGATCGGCGACATGAGCCTGCAATGGACCGGCACCTACATGCTGAAAGCCGAGCAGGATTTCCCGGGTACCGGCACCCAGAGCAGCCTGGGTAAATACGGCGCCGACCAGAACGTGGTGTTCCGCGTGATTTCGCGCCTGGCAGGATCATGGAAACAGTCGGATACCTGGACTCACACCCTGACCGCCAACTATCGCTCCGGCTATCACGACCAGACCTATACGGCGGACGACGCC